Proteins encoded by one window of Fibrobacter sp.:
- the rplW gene encoding 50S ribosomal protein L23, which produces MAEIHEILVAPHITEETAKIMVASKDVKKYVFKVAKSATKTEIKDAIEKRFNVKVDSVNTLINRGKIKRVRMGMAAGKKSNWKKAYITLKAGQSIAEFEGV; this is translated from the coding sequence ATGGCTGAAATTCACGAAATTCTGGTTGCTCCGCACATCACCGAAGAAACTGCCAAGATCATGGTTGCTTCTAAGGATGTGAAGAAGTACGTTTTCAAGGTTGCCAAGTCTGCCACCAAGACCGAAATCAAGGATGCTATTGAAAAGCGTTTCAACGTTAAGGTTGATTCCGTCAATACCCTGATCAACCGTGGCAAGATCAAGCGCGTGCGTATGGGCATGGCTGCTGGCAAGAAGTCCAACTGGAAGAAGGCCTACATCACTTTGAAGGCCGGTCAGTCCATCGCTGAGTTCGAAGGAGTATAA
- the rplB gene encoding 50S ribosomal protein L2, with protein MGLKSYRPLTPTLRYKQIGDRKEITAEKPYKPLTEGIKRSSGRNNVGEITSRRRGGGHKKLYRLIDFKRKDAGVSCTIETIEYDPNRTARIALVKFENGKRAYIIAPADVKVGDVLNSGEGAEFRVGNALPLREIPLNTIIHNIEMKPGKGAQIARSAGAGAELVAKDGKLCQVRLPSGEVRYIPEDCLATVGQVSNIDHMNESSGSAGRSRWLGKRPAVRGVVMNPVDHPLGGGEGRTSGGRHPCSPWGKNSKGAKTRNNKRTDRFIVRRRQKRA; from the coding sequence ATGGGTCTGAAGTCTTATCGCCCGCTTACCCCGACGCTTCGTTATAAGCAGATTGGTGACCGTAAGGAAATCACTGCTGAAAAGCCGTACAAGCCGCTTACCGAAGGTATCAAGCGCAGCTCTGGCCGTAACAACGTCGGTGAAATCACCTCCCGCCGTCGCGGTGGTGGTCACAAGAAGTTGTATCGTCTCATTGATTTCAAGCGCAAGGACGCAGGCGTTTCTTGCACTATCGAAACCATCGAATACGATCCGAATCGTACCGCACGTATCGCTCTCGTTAAGTTCGAAAACGGTAAGCGTGCATACATCATCGCTCCGGCAGACGTTAAGGTCGGTGATGTACTGAACTCTGGTGAAGGTGCAGAATTCCGCGTCGGTAACGCATTGCCGCTTCGCGAAATCCCGCTGAACACCATTATCCACAACATCGAAATGAAGCCGGGCAAGGGTGCTCAGATTGCTCGTTCCGCTGGTGCCGGTGCAGAACTGGTTGCTAAGGACGGCAAGCTCTGCCAGGTTCGTCTCCCGAGTGGCGAAGTTCGCTACATTCCGGAAGACTGCCTCGCTACCGTTGGTCAGGTTTCCAATATCGATCACATGAATGAATCCTCTGGTTCCGCTGGCCGTTCTCGTTGGCTCGGTAAGCGTCCGGCCGTCCGTGGTGTCGTTATGAACCCGGTCGATCACCCCCTTGGTGGTGGTGAAGGTCGTACCTCTGGTGGTCGTCATCCCTGCTCTCCTTGGGGTAAGAACTCTAAGGGTGCAAAAACTCGTAACAATAAGCGTACCGATCGTTTCATCGTACGTCGTCGTCAGAAGAGGGCCTAA
- the rpsS gene encoding 30S ribosomal protein S19 — MSRSLKKGAFVDSHVLVKAQAMAGSDKKQAIKTWSRRSTIIPDMVGLTFSVYNGKQFIPVYVTENMVGHKLGEFSLTRTFKGHRKTEAAGGKK; from the coding sequence ATGTCCAGATCCCTTAAGAAAGGTGCGTTCGTGGATTCCCACGTTCTCGTCAAAGCTCAGGCAATGGCTGGTTCCGACAAGAAGCAGGCCATCAAGACCTGGTCCCGCCGTTCCACTATCATTCCCGATATGGTCGGTCTCACTTTCTCCGTGTATAACGGTAAGCAGTTCATCCCGGTTTATGTAACCGAAAACATGGTTGGCCATAAGCTCGGTGAATTCTCCCTGACCCGTACTTTCAAGGGTCACCGTAAGACTGAAGCTGCTGGAGGCAAGAAATAA
- the rplV gene encoding 50S ribosomal protein L22, giving the protein MQAVAKVKNVRYGVRKLRRVVDLVRGKSVAEAFAMLSILHTQTKGAPLVENALKSAVANFKQKSAAPVAAEELVVKTITADGATIMKRIHPRSQGRAFRIEKPLSHLTVVVANKE; this is encoded by the coding sequence ATGCAAGCTGTCGCTAAAGTGAAAAACGTACGCTACGGTGTTCGCAAGCTGCGTCGCGTTGTCGACCTGGTTCGTGGCAAGTCCGTTGCAGAAGCATTCGCAATGCTTTCCATCCTCCACACGCAGACCAAGGGCGCTCCCCTGGTAGAAAATGCTTTGAAGTCCGCTGTTGCTAACTTCAAGCAGAAGTCTGCCGCTCCGGTTGCCGCAGAAGAACTGGTCGTTAAGACCATTACCGCTGACGGTGCAACCATCATGAAGCGCATCCATCCGCGTTCTCAGGGCCGTGCTTTCCGTATCGAAAAGCCGCTCTCCCACCTCACAGTCGTTGTGGCCAACAAGGAGTAA
- the rpsC gene encoding 30S ribosomal protein S3 yields MGQKTHPNGLRLGVIRGWESKWYAEDKFADLLYEDIVLRRYLMKRFEHASLSKVGIERTVKKVNVNLFTARPGIVIGRKGEELEKLKGELQFLTGKEIYINVQEIKRPDSDAKLVAENIARQLEKRISFRRAMKRAIQNAMRAGVEGIKVQCGGRLGGAEIARVEKYAEGRVPLHTLRADIDYATAIAKTVYGAIGIKVWIMHGEKIGKDVMSDNKREK; encoded by the coding sequence ATGGGTCAGAAAACTCATCCGAATGGTCTTCGTCTTGGCGTTATCCGCGGCTGGGAATCCAAGTGGTATGCCGAAGACAAGTTTGCCGATCTTCTCTATGAAGACATCGTGCTCCGTCGCTACTTGATGAAGCGCTTCGAACATGCTTCCCTGTCCAAGGTTGGCATCGAACGTACCGTCAAGAAGGTTAACGTGAACCTCTTTACCGCTCGCCCGGGTATCGTTATCGGTCGTAAGGGCGAAGAATTGGAGAAGCTGAAGGGCGAACTCCAGTTCCTCACCGGAAAAGAAATCTATATTAACGTCCAGGAAATCAAGCGTCCCGACTCCGACGCCAAGTTGGTTGCCGAAAACATTGCTCGCCAGCTCGAAAAGCGTATTTCCTTCCGTCGCGCTATGAAGCGCGCCATCCAGAACGCAATGCGCGCTGGTGTGGAAGGTATCAAGGTGCAGTGCGGTGGCCGCCTCGGTGGTGCCGAAATTGCCCGCGTTGAAAAGTATGCTGAAGGTCGCGTACCTCTGCACACTCTTCGTGCTGACATTGATTACGCAACTGCTATCGCTAAGACCGTTTACGGTGCTATCGGTATCAAGGTGTGGATCATGCACGGTGAAAAGATTGGTAAGGACGTCATGTCCGATAACAAGAGAGAGAAGTAA
- the rplP gene encoding 50S ribosomal protein L16 — MLSPKRTLHRKQMKGRMKGVASRGNSIAFGEFGIQALEKCWLTARQIEAARIAMTRKIKRGGRVWIRVFPDKPITRHPAEARMGKGKGAVEFWAAVILPGRIIFEMGGVERELALEALHVAAQKLPLKCKIIEESEI; from the coding sequence ATGCTGAGTCCTAAAAGAACATTACATCGTAAGCAGATGAAAGGCCGCATGAAGGGCGTCGCCTCTCGCGGCAACTCCATCGCCTTTGGCGAATTCGGCATTCAGGCTCTTGAAAAGTGCTGGCTCACTGCTCGTCAGATTGAAGCCGCTCGTATCGCCATGACTCGTAAGATCAAGCGCGGTGGCCGCGTTTGGATCCGCGTCTTCCCCGACAAGCCGATTACCCGCCATCCTGCAGAAGCTCGTATGGGTAAGGGTAAGGGTGCTGTTGAATTCTGGGCAGCCGTAATCCTCCCGGGTCGCATCATTTTCGAAATGGGTGGTGTAGAACGCGAACTGGCACTGGAAGCTCTCCATGTGGCAGCTCAGAAGCTCCCCCTCAAGTGCAAAATCATCGAAGAATCGGAGATCTAA
- the rpmC gene encoding 50S ribosomal protein L29 codes for MKARELKELGVDQLKEKLAQLNLDLFNYRMAAKLGNLEKPSLIATTRKDIARVKTILTEKAKA; via the coding sequence ATGAAGGCACGTGAATTAAAGGAACTGGGCGTTGACCAGCTCAAGGAAAAGCTGGCCCAGTTGAATCTCGATCTGTTCAATTACCGCATGGCTGCTAAGCTCGGTAACTTGGAAAAACCCTCTTTGATCGCAACGACCCGTAAGGACATCGCTCGCGTCAAGACCATCCTCACCGAAAAGGCCAAGGCATAA
- the rpsQ gene encoding 30S ribosomal protein S17, translated as MDRNLRKVKQGVVSSDKMDKTITVVVENRKRHPMYNKIMTTTKKLKAHDEKNEAQEGDLVEIMETRPLSATKRWRLVRIVEKKK; from the coding sequence ATGGATAGAAACCTTCGTAAGGTTAAGCAGGGTGTAGTCAGCTCTGACAAGATGGACAAGACCATCACGGTTGTGGTTGAAAACCGCAAGCGTCACCCGATGTACAACAAGATCATGACTACTACTAAGAAGCTCAAGGCTCATGATGAAAAGAATGAAGCCCAGGAAGGCGACTTGGTAGAAATCATGGAAACTCGTCCCCTCTCTGCAACTAAGCGCTGGCGCTTGGTTCGCATTGTGGAAAAGAAGAAATAA
- the rplN gene encoding 50S ribosomal protein L14, with protein MIQEETRLVVADNSGAKEVACIRVLGGTNRRYASIGDVIKVAVKDAIPQSKVKKGSVADAVVVRTRKEIARPDGTLIRFSDNAVVLINKEGEPRGTRIFGPVARELRDKKYMKIISLAPEVL; from the coding sequence ATGATTCAAGAAGAAACCAGACTCGTCGTGGCCGATAACAGTGGTGCCAAGGAAGTCGCCTGCATCCGCGTTTTGGGTGGCACAAACCGTCGCTATGCTAGCATCGGTGATGTCATCAAGGTAGCCGTTAAAGACGCTATCCCCCAGAGCAAGGTGAAGAAGGGTTCCGTGGCCGACGCCGTCGTCGTCCGCACTCGTAAGGAAATCGCACGTCCGGATGGAACTTTGATCCGTTTCTCCGACAATGCAGTGGTTCTCATCAACAAGGAAGGTGAACCGCGTGGAACCCGTATTTTTGGACCGGTGGCTCGTGAGCTCCGCGACAAGAAGTACATGAAGATCATCTCCCTCGCACCTGAGGTTCTCTAA
- the rplX gene encoding 50S ribosomal protein L24, translated as MANIKKNDNVKVISGANKGKTGTVISVKDGKVTVSGVNVCKRHEKPSQTNQAGGIIEKELPIDISNVMLLEGNTPVRTRIVREAGKKAVRVSVKTGKAV; from the coding sequence ATGGCAAACATCAAGAAGAATGATAACGTCAAGGTGATTTCCGGTGCCAACAAGGGCAAGACCGGCACCGTGATCAGTGTCAAGGACGGCAAGGTGACCGTTAGCGGCGTTAACGTCTGCAAGCGTCATGAAAAGCCGAGCCAGACCAACCAGGCTGGTGGCATCATCGAAAAGGAACTGCCCATCGACATTTCCAACGTGATGCTCCTCGAAGGCAATACTCCTGTTCGCACTCGTATCGTTCGTGAAGCCGGCAAGAAGGCTGTCCGCGTGAGTGTCAAGACCGGAAAGGCGGTATAA
- the rplE gene encoding 50S ribosomal protein L5 → MNQMKQFYLEKVVPALQQKFAYKNVMMIPRLEKIVINMGVGAASQNRKILDEAVDTLTAITGQKAIVTNAKKAVAQFHLREGIGIGAKVTLHGDNMWDFLYRFINIDLPRVRDFRGLARRGFDGMGNFTLGIKEQTIFVEIDIDKISRTFGMDISFVTSAKTDDEGRALLEELGLPFRK, encoded by the coding sequence ATGAACCAGATGAAGCAATTTTATCTCGAAAAAGTCGTCCCGGCCTTGCAGCAGAAGTTTGCTTACAAGAACGTGATGATGATTCCGCGCCTCGAAAAGATCGTGATCAACATGGGTGTTGGCGCTGCTTCCCAGAACCGTAAGATTCTCGATGAAGCCGTTGATACTCTGACTGCTATCACTGGTCAGAAGGCAATCGTCACCAACGCCAAGAAGGCTGTTGCTCAGTTCCACCTCCGCGAAGGTATCGGTATCGGCGCTAAGGTAACTCTCCATGGTGATAACATGTGGGACTTCCTCTATCGCTTTATCAACATCGACCTTCCTCGTGTTCGTGACTTCCGTGGTCTCGCACGTCGTGGCTTCGATGGCATGGGTAACTTTACCCTGGGCATCAAGGAACAGACCATCTTCGTTGAAATCGACATCGATAAGATTTCTCGTACCTTCGGTATGGACATTTCTTTCGTTACCTCTGCAAAGACCGATGACGAAGGCCGTGCTCTCCTCGAAGAACTTGGACTCCCCTTCCGCAAGTAA
- a CDS encoding type Z 30S ribosomal protein S14, with protein MASTRMIEKCKRTPKYTVRGYNRCKRCGRPHAFMRRFGLCRICFREMALAGEIPGITKSSW; from the coding sequence ATGGCAAGCACAAGAATGATTGAAAAATGCAAGCGTACTCCGAAGTATACCGTTCGTGGGTACAACCGTTGCAAGCGTTGCGGTAGGCCGCACGCCTTTATGCGCCGCTTTGGCCTTTGCCGTATTTGCTTCCGCGAAATGGCACTCGCCGGCGAAATCCCCGGTATCACTAAGTCGTCTTGGTAA
- the rpsH gene encoding 30S ribosomal protein S8, which yields MAMTDPIADMLTRIRNASTAKLPVVDIPASNLKREIARVLQEKGFIKKFVVVEDGKQGMLKVLLRYTNGEAAIQGLQRVSTPGLRHYVDAAKLPRVRNGLGYAIISTSKGVMTDHEARKENVGGEVIAKVW from the coding sequence ATGGCAATGACAGATCCTATCGCCGATATGCTCACCCGTATCCGCAATGCCTCTACGGCAAAGCTCCCCGTGGTGGACATTCCCGCCAGCAACCTGAAGCGTGAAATCGCTCGCGTTCTGCAGGAAAAAGGTTTCATTAAGAAGTTCGTCGTAGTTGAAGACGGCAAGCAGGGCATGCTCAAGGTCCTTCTCCGCTACACCAACGGCGAAGCCGCTATCCAGGGCCTTCAGCGCGTTTCTACGCCGGGTCTTCGTCACTACGTTGACGCAGCCAAGCTCCCGCGCGTTCGCAATGGCCTCGGCTATGCAATCATCTCCACCTCTAAAGGCGTCATGACTGACCACGAAGCTCGCAAGGAAAATGTGGGCGGCGAAGTCATCGCAAAGGTTTGGTAA
- the rplF gene encoding 50S ribosomal protein L6, which yields MSRIGKAIINIPADVKVAINGQNIKVEGPKGKLEADVHELIAIKFENNQLSFTRPDDQKFTRAIHGTTRALVANMVEGVTKGFQKTLEIVGVGYRVEQKGKDLNLVLGFSHPVIYKAPEGVELKAVDPLKITISGIDKQKVGQAAAEIRKYRRPEPYKGKGIKYEGEIVRRKQGKKTGK from the coding sequence ATGTCCCGTATCGGTAAAGCTATTATCAACATCCCGGCCGACGTTAAAGTCGCCATCAATGGTCAGAACATTAAGGTTGAAGGCCCCAAGGGCAAGCTCGAAGCTGACGTTCACGAACTGATCGCTATCAAGTTCGAAAACAACCAGCTTTCCTTCACCCGTCCTGACGATCAGAAGTTCACTCGTGCAATTCATGGCACTACCCGTGCTCTCGTTGCAAACATGGTCGAAGGCGTTACCAAGGGTTTCCAGAAGACTCTCGAAATCGTTGGCGTTGGCTACCGTGTAGAACAGAAGGGCAAGGACCTCAACCTCGTTCTCGGTTTCTCTCATCCGGTTATCTACAAGGCACCGGAAGGCGTTGAACTGAAGGCTGTTGATCCGCTGAAGATCACTATCTCCGGCATCGACAAGCAGAAGGTTGGCCAGGCTGCTGCTGAAATTCGCAAGTACCGCCGTCCTGAACCGTATAAGGGCAAGGGCATTAAGTACGAAGGCGAAATTGTCCGTCGTAAGCAGGGTAAGAAGACAGGTAAATAA
- the rplR gene encoding 50S ribosomal protein L18 — MTAIAKKRIQSRIARHARVRKSVVGTAESPRLAVRRSLSHMTAQIIDDVNNKSLVQLTTTSKEFQGKYGEMTKSEQSKQLGLLIAEVAKSKGIESVVFDRGGYIYHGRVQALAEGAREGGLKF; from the coding sequence ATGACTGCAATTGCTAAGAAAAGAATCCAGTCCAGAATCGCACGCCACGCACGCGTACGTAAGTCTGTTGTCGGAACTGCAGAAAGCCCTCGTTTGGCTGTTCGCCGTTCTCTGTCTCACATGACTGCCCAGATCATCGACGACGTCAACAACAAGTCTCTTGTTCAGCTCACCACTACTTCCAAGGAATTCCAGGGCAAGTATGGCGAAATGACCAAGTCCGAACAGAGCAAGCAGCTCGGTCTCTTGATTGCTGAAGTCGCAAAGTCCAAGGGCATTGAATCCGTGGTCTTCGACCGCGGCGGTTACATCTATCATGGTCGCGTTCAGGCCCTTGCAGAAGGTGCTCGTGAAGGCGGCTTGAAATTCTAA
- the rpsE gene encoding 30S ribosomal protein S5 encodes MRYTLEREAQVSEFEDKVVHINRCAKTVKGGRRMSFSALVVVGNKNGKIGVGLGKAKEVSEAIRKGTEAAHRNIVEVQLLDGTIPHDIEVKSGATRILLMPAAPGTGVIAGAAARAVLELAGVRNILTKIHGSSNPSTVVRACVDGLVSQKNKQDCAALRGANA; translated from the coding sequence ATGAGGTACACTTTGGAACGCGAAGCTCAAGTTTCTGAATTTGAAGACAAGGTTGTACACATCAACCGTTGCGCTAAGACCGTTAAGGGCGGTCGTCGTATGTCCTTCTCCGCTCTCGTTGTCGTTGGCAACAAGAACGGCAAGATCGGCGTAGGCCTCGGCAAGGCTAAGGAAGTTTCCGAAGCTATCCGTAAGGGTACCGAAGCTGCTCACCGCAACATCGTCGAAGTCCAGCTCCTGGACGGCACCATCCCTCATGACATCGAAGTCAAGAGCGGCGCTACCCGCATCCTCCTGATGCCGGCTGCTCCGGGTACTGGTGTTATCGCCGGTGCTGCTGCCCGTGCAGTTCTCGAACTCGCCGGTGTGCGCAACATCCTCACTAAGATTCACGGTTCCTCTAATCCGAGCACTGTCGTTCGCGCTTGCGTCGATGGCCTCGTTTCCCAGAAGAACAAACAGGACTGCGCAGCTCTGCGCGGTGCTAACGCCTAA
- the rpmD gene encoding 50S ribosomal protein L30 → MKKVRITLIKGTVRRLPMHRANVAALGLRKIGQTVEHNLTPSIQGMINAVADMVKVEEI, encoded by the coding sequence ATGAAGAAAGTTCGTATTACTTTGATCAAGGGTACCGTCCGTCGCCTCCCGATGCATCGTGCAAACGTTGCAGCTCTGGGCCTCCGCAAGATCGGACAGACTGTTGAACACAATTTGACCCCGTCCATTCAGGGCATGATCAATGCCGTGGCTGACATGGTAAAGGTCGAGGAGATCTAA
- the rplO gene encoding 50S ribosomal protein L15 — MELNTLNPGKAKVVKRKRIGRGPGSGWGTTAGRGQKGAGARKSAKAGRVAFEGGQMPIHRRIPKRGFKHAGVEYQIVNLKKLASCSVVDFDAQVLFDQGFIKDTDKLVKVLAFGAIDKAINVKVNAISEKAKSLIEAAGGKVEII, encoded by the coding sequence ATGGAACTCAATACTCTCAATCCTGGCAAGGCCAAGGTCGTTAAGCGCAAGCGTATCGGTCGTGGTCCGGGTTCCGGTTGGGGCACCACCGCTGGCCGTGGTCAGAAGGGTGCCGGTGCTCGTAAGAGTGCTAAGGCCGGTCGTGTCGCTTTCGAAGGCGGCCAGATGCCTATCCACCGTCGTATCCCGAAGCGTGGCTTCAAGCACGCTGGTGTTGAATACCAGATCGTGAACCTGAAGAAGCTCGCCTCCTGCAGCGTTGTTGACTTTGATGCTCAGGTCCTGTTCGATCAGGGCTTCATCAAGGACACCGACAAGCTGGTTAAGGTCCTCGCTTTTGGTGCCATCGATAAGGCTATCAACGTAAAGGTTAACGCTATCAGCGAAAAGGCTAAGAGCCTCATTGAAGCTGCTGGCGGCAAAGTCGAGATCATCTAA